From Drosophila yakuba strain Tai18E2 chromosome 2L, Prin_Dyak_Tai18E2_2.1, whole genome shotgun sequence, one genomic window encodes:
- the LOC6526290 gene encoding 1-phosphatidylinositol 4,5-bisphosphate phosphodiesterase classes I and II isoform X3, with protein sequence MMSAGGTYISTASVEVPQALQDGEKFIRWDDDSGTGTPVTMRVDAKGFFLYWVDQNNELDILDIATIRDVRTGQYAKRPKDNKLRQIVTLGPQDTLEEKTVTVCHGSDFVNMTFVNFCCTRRDIAQLWSDGLIKLAYSLAQLNGSAIMFLQKAHTKLCLQVDKSGRIPVKNIIKLFAQNKEDRKRVEKALDVTGLPSGKVDSIPVSKFQFEDFYNLYKYLTQRSEVERLFDSIVGNSKRKCMSIAQLVEFLNKTQRDPRLNEILYPYANPARAKELIQQYEPNKFNAQKGQLSLDGFLRYLMGDDNPIMAPSKLDLCDDMDQPMSHYFINSSHNTYLTGHQLTGKSSVEIYRQCLLAGCRCVELDFWNGRTEEPVIVHGYTFVPEIFAKDVLEAIAESAFKTSEYPVILSFENHCNPRQQAKIANYCREIFGDMLLDKPLDSHPLEPNMDLPPPAMLRRKIIIKNKKKHHHHHHHHHHKKPAQVGTPAANNKLTTANSVDAKAAQQVALAAAQEDGGVTRSTANGDVATGTGTGSGHAPPLQQIRQSSKDSTGSSDSDSSSEDESLPNTTPNLPSGNEPPPEKAQKETEAGAEISALVNYVQPIHFSSFENAEKKNRCYEMSSFDEKQATTLLKERPIEFVNYNKHQLSRVYPAGTRFDSSNFMPQLFWNAGCQLVALNFQTLDLAMQLNLGIFEYNARSGYLLKPEFMRRSDRRLDPFAESTVDGIIAGTVSITVLSGQFLTDKRANTFVEVDMYGLPADTVRKKFRTKTVRDNGMNPLYDEEPFVFKKVVLPELASIRIAAYEEGGKLIGHRVLPVIGLCPGYRHVNLRSEVGQPIALASLFLCVVVKDYVPDDLSNFAEALANPIKYQSELEKRDIQLSVLTDEAEALGNADEDLSKSCGQKKELRPVESLATSPKHRASISAAAAMSVDVTVDRTDGGRGEDSVSIVAPSIQHQHSLDQSVSTSIRQVESSQFDVDLVLAEPLEKILDHKSVKEKRLEMEKKLESLRKKHDKEKVKIAGQKSSPLEGKKPKFAITNKLVKRLSNKSLNCLSPHSEPGIEIPACPLDLGDSSEESAAADAGEDLAGGSSSLDGRTQESRLRSACREYTSQYRELQEKYHEAIYSAAEKVLKTSQTGQTKQLKASLDKVTGEVMHQLQEARRNEVKNLATVHRDRDELIRMKREVASSVVERGVAERVRLKQTFDRRTDELQKQHDSVRNSLAEHRSKARQILDKEAESRSCVSSSGFLVLFHGPHHHGCSGSGSSALSGNNLTLNLDAGAAGSHSAISPARSHNSIAAAAEMKT encoded by the exons CTCTGGAGCGACGGACTCATCAAGTTGGCCTACAGCTTGGCCCAGCTCAACGGGTCGGCGATTATGTTCCTGCAGAAGGCCCACACCAAACTGTGTCTCCAGGTGGACAAGAGCGGTCGCATACCAGTGAAAAA CATCATAAAACTTTTCGCCCAAAACAAGGAGGATCGCAAACGTGTCGAGAAGGCGCTGGACGTGACCGGTTTGCCGTCGGGAAAGGTCGATAGCATACCGGTGTCCAAATTTCAATTCGAGGACTTTTACAATTTGTACAAATATCTCACGCAGCGCTCGGAGGTGGAGCGCCTCTTCGACAGCAT CGTCGGCAACTCGAAGCGCAAGTGCATGTCCATCGCCCAACTGGTGGAGTTCCTGAACAAGACGCAGCGTGATCCCCGCCTCAACGAGATCCTCTATCCCTACGCGAATCCCGCCCGCGCCAAGGAGCTCATCCAGCAGTATGAGCCCAACAAGTTCAACGCGCAAAAGGGCCAACTCAGCCTGGATGGCTTTTTGAG GTACTTAATGGGCGACGACAATCCCATCATGGCGCCCAGCAAGCTCGATCTCTGCGATGACATGGACCAGCCGATGTCGCACTACTTCATCAACTCCTCGCACAACACCTACTTGACGGGCCACCAGCTGACTGGCAAGTCGTCCGTGGAGATTTACAGGCAGTGCCTCCTGGCGGGATGCAG ATGCGTCGAGCTTGACTTTTGGAATGGACGCACTGAGGAGCCGGTCATTGTCCACGGCTACACGTTCGTGCCCGAGATTTTCGCCAAGGACGTGCTGGAGGCCATCGCAGAGAGTGCATTTAAAACATCCGAATACCCTGTGATATTGAGCTTTGAGAATCACTGCAACCCTAGGCAACAG GCGAAAATTGCGAACTATTGTCGCGAAATATTCGGCGATATGCTGCTCGACAAGCCGCTGGACTCGCATCCGCTGGAACCGAACATGGACTTGCCACCGCCGGCGATGCTGCGCCGCAAGATCATCAtcaagaacaagaagaagcaccaccaccaccatcaccatcatcaccacAAAAAGCCGGCGCAGGTGGGCACGCCGGCAGCCAACAACAAACTGACTACAGCGAACTCAG tgGATGCCAAGGCGGCGCAACAAGTCGCTCTGGCGGCCGCGCAGGAGGATGGGGGCGTGACCAGGAGCACCGCCAACGGGGACGTTGCCACGGGAACAGGAACCGGAAGTGGACACGCACCGCCGTTGCAA CAAATCCGCCAGAGCTCCAAAGACAGCACTGGATCCTCTGATTCGGACAGCTCCTCGGAGGATGAATCCCTGCCCAACACCACGCCCAATTTGCCCAGCGGCAACGAACCTCCGCCGGAAAAGGCTCAGAAGGAAACGGAGGCTGGGGCAGAGATTTCAGCCTTGGTCAACTATGTTCAACCTATCCATTTTAGCTCCTTTGAAAATGCGGAAA AAAAGAATCGCTGCTACGAAATGTCTTCGTTCGATGAGAAACAGGCAACGACACTGTTGAAGGAGCGACCGATTGAGTTTGTGAACTACAACAAGCACCAGTTATCTCGAGTCTATCCGGCGGGAACTCGCTTCGATAGCTCCAACTTTATGCCGCAGTTGTTCTGGAATGCCGGATGTCAGCTCGTGGCACTCAACTTCCAAACCCTCGATCTTGCCATGCAACTCAACTTGGGGATCTTCGAGTACAACGCTCGTTCCGGTTATCTACTCAAGCCGGAGTTTATGCGCCGCTCAGATCGCAGACTGGATCCCTTCGCAGAGAGCACTGTGGATGGCATCATAGCAGGCACAGTATCGATCACGGTTTTATCGGGACAGTTTCTCACGGATAAGAGGGCGAACACTTTTGTGGAAGTGGACATGTACGGCTTGCCAGCGGACACTGTGAGAAAGAAGTTCCGCACCAAGACAGTCCGGGACAATGGAATGAATCCACTTTACGACGAGGAGCCGTTTGTGTTTAAGAAGGTGGTTCTGCCTGAGCTGGCGAGCATTCGAATCGCCGCATATGAGGAGGGTGGCAAACTCATTGGTCACCGCGTTTTGCCCGTAATCGGTCTCTGTCCGGGCTACCGACATGTGAATCTCCGATCCGAAGTGGGTCAACCAATAGCCCTGGCATCCCTTTTCCTGTGCGTGGTGGTCAAGGATTATGTGCCCGACGATCTCTCCAATTTCGCAGAGGCGCTAGCGAACCCTATTAAATACCAAAGTGAGCTGGAGAAGCGCGATATTCAACTGTCTGTTCTGACCGACGAGGCCGAAGCGCTGGGCAATGCGGACGAGGATCTGTCCAAGTCGT GTGGCCAGAAAAAGGAGCTGCGTCCGGTTGAATCGCTAGCGACTTCGCCCAAGCACAGGGCGAGTATCTCGGCTGCTGCGGCAATGAGTGTGGACGTTACCGTGGATCGGACCGATGGCGGAAGGGGAGAGGATAGCGTCTCCATCGTGGCACCCTCAATTCAGCATCAGCACTCCCTGGACCAGTCCGTAAGCACCTCCATCCGCCAGGTGGAGTCTTCGCAGTTTGATGTGGATCTTGTGTTGGCGGAGCCGCTGGAGAAGATATTGGATCACAAGTCCGTCAAGGAAAAGCGTCTCGAGATGGAGAAGAAGCTGGAGTCGCTGCGAAAGAAGCATGACAAGGAAAAGGTCAAGATCGCTGGCCAGAAATCCAGTCCGCTGGAGGGCAAGAAGCCGAAGTTTGCCATCACGAATAAGCTGGTGAAACGGCTAAGCAACAAGAGTCT TAATTGTCTCTCTCCGCACAGCGAGCCCGGCATAGAGATCCCCGCCTGCCCTCTGGATCTAGGCGATAGCAGCGAGGAGAGCGCAGCCGCGGACGCCGGCGAGGACTTAGCCGGCGGGAGCAGCAGCCTGGATGGCAGAACACAGGAGTCGCGACTGCGCAGTGCCTGCCGGGAGTACACGTCCCAGTACCGGGAGCTGCAGGAGAAGTACCACGAAGCTATTTACAGTGCTGCCGAGAAGGTGCTAAAGACATCGCAAACTGGTCAAACAAAGCAGCTGAAGGCATCGCTGGACAAGGTCACTGGAGAGGTGATGCACCAGCTGCAGGAGGCGCGCCGCAACGAGGTCAAGAATCTGGCCACCGTGCACCGGGATCGAGATGAACTGATCAG AATGAAACGCGAGGTGGCAAGCTCCGTTGTGGAACGTGGCGTAGCAGAACGCGTGCGGCTGAAGCAGACCTTCGACCGGCGAACGGATGAACTCCAGAAGCAGCACGACTCAGTGCGCAATTCCCTGGCAGAACACCGCTCCAAG GCTCGTCAAATTCTCGACAAGGAGGCCGAATCGCGAAGCTGTGTTTCCAGCAGTGGCTTCTTGGTGCTCTTCCATGGACCGCACCACCACGGCTGCTCGGGCTCCGGTTCGTCAGCCCTCTCAGGCAATAATCTCACTCTAAATCTGGACGCGGGTGCTGCCGGTAGTCATTCGGCCATTTCGCCAGCAAGGTCGCACAACAGCATCGCCGCAGCGGCCGAGATGAAGACGTAA
- the LOC6526290 gene encoding 1-phosphatidylinositol 4,5-bisphosphate phosphodiesterase classes I and II isoform X1: protein MMSAGGTYISTASVEVPQALQDGEKFIRWDDDSGTGTPVTMRVDAKGFFLYWVDQNNELDILDIATIRDVRTGQYAKRPKDNKLRQIVTLGPQDTLEEKTVTVCHGSDFVNMTFVNFCCTRRDIAQLWSDGLIKLAYSLAQLNGSAIMFLQKAHTKLCLQVDKSGRIPVKNIIKLFAQNKEDRKRVEKALDVTGLPSGKVDSIPVSKFQFEDFYNLYKYLTQRSEVERLFDSIVGNSKRKCMSIAQLVEFLNKTQRDPRLNEILYPYANPARAKELIQQYEPNKFNAQKGQLSLDGFLRYLMGDDNPIMAPSKLDLCDDMDQPMSHYFINSSHNTYLTGHQLTGKSSVEIYRQCLLAGCRCVELDFWNGRTEEPVIVHGYTFVPEIFAKDVLEAIAESAFKTSEYPVILSFENHCNPRQQAKIANYCREIFGDMLLDKPLDSHPLEPNMDLPPPAMLRRKIIIKNKKKHHHHHHHHHHKKPAQVGTPAANNKLTTANSVDAKAAQQVALAAAQEDGGVTRSTANGDVATGTGTGSGHAPPLQQIRQSSKDSTGSSDSDSSSEDESLPNTTPNLPSGNEPPPEKAQKETEAGAEISALVNYVQPIHFSSFENAEKKNRCYEMSSFDEKQATTLLKERPIEFVNYNKHQLSRVYPAGTRFDSSNFMPQLFWNAGCQLVALNFQTLDLAMQLNLGIFEYNARSGYLLKPEFMRRSDRRLDPFAESTVDGIIAGTVSITVLSGQFLTDKRANTFVEVDMYGLPADTVRKKFRTKTVRDNGMNPLYDEEPFVFKKVVLPELASIRIAAYEEGGKLIGHRVLPVIGLCPGYRHVNLRSEVGQPIALASLFLCVVVKDYVPDDLSNFAEALANPIKYQSELEKRDIQLSVLTDEAEALGNADEDLSKSFVFVQVGGQKKELRPVESLATSPKHRASISAAAAMSVDVTVDRTDGGRGEDSVSIVAPSIQHQHSLDQSVSTSIRQVESSQFDVDLVLAEPLEKILDHKSVKEKRLEMEKKLESLRKKHDKEKVKIAGQKSSPLEGKKPKFAITNKLVKRLSNKSLNCLSPHSEPGIEIPACPLDLGDSSEESAAADAGEDLAGGSSSLDGRTQESRLRSACREYTSQYRELQEKYHEAIYSAAEKVLKTSQTGQTKQLKASLDKVTGEVMHQLQEARRNEVKNLATVHRDRDELIRMKREVASSVVERGVAERVRLKQTFDRRTDELQKQHDSVRNSLAEHRSKARQILDKEAESRSCVSSSGFLVLFHGPHHHGCSGSGSSALSGNNLTLNLDAGAAGSHSAISPARSHNSIAAAAEMKT, encoded by the exons CTCTGGAGCGACGGACTCATCAAGTTGGCCTACAGCTTGGCCCAGCTCAACGGGTCGGCGATTATGTTCCTGCAGAAGGCCCACACCAAACTGTGTCTCCAGGTGGACAAGAGCGGTCGCATACCAGTGAAAAA CATCATAAAACTTTTCGCCCAAAACAAGGAGGATCGCAAACGTGTCGAGAAGGCGCTGGACGTGACCGGTTTGCCGTCGGGAAAGGTCGATAGCATACCGGTGTCCAAATTTCAATTCGAGGACTTTTACAATTTGTACAAATATCTCACGCAGCGCTCGGAGGTGGAGCGCCTCTTCGACAGCAT CGTCGGCAACTCGAAGCGCAAGTGCATGTCCATCGCCCAACTGGTGGAGTTCCTGAACAAGACGCAGCGTGATCCCCGCCTCAACGAGATCCTCTATCCCTACGCGAATCCCGCCCGCGCCAAGGAGCTCATCCAGCAGTATGAGCCCAACAAGTTCAACGCGCAAAAGGGCCAACTCAGCCTGGATGGCTTTTTGAG GTACTTAATGGGCGACGACAATCCCATCATGGCGCCCAGCAAGCTCGATCTCTGCGATGACATGGACCAGCCGATGTCGCACTACTTCATCAACTCCTCGCACAACACCTACTTGACGGGCCACCAGCTGACTGGCAAGTCGTCCGTGGAGATTTACAGGCAGTGCCTCCTGGCGGGATGCAG ATGCGTCGAGCTTGACTTTTGGAATGGACGCACTGAGGAGCCGGTCATTGTCCACGGCTACACGTTCGTGCCCGAGATTTTCGCCAAGGACGTGCTGGAGGCCATCGCAGAGAGTGCATTTAAAACATCCGAATACCCTGTGATATTGAGCTTTGAGAATCACTGCAACCCTAGGCAACAG GCGAAAATTGCGAACTATTGTCGCGAAATATTCGGCGATATGCTGCTCGACAAGCCGCTGGACTCGCATCCGCTGGAACCGAACATGGACTTGCCACCGCCGGCGATGCTGCGCCGCAAGATCATCAtcaagaacaagaagaagcaccaccaccaccatcaccatcatcaccacAAAAAGCCGGCGCAGGTGGGCACGCCGGCAGCCAACAACAAACTGACTACAGCGAACTCAG tgGATGCCAAGGCGGCGCAACAAGTCGCTCTGGCGGCCGCGCAGGAGGATGGGGGCGTGACCAGGAGCACCGCCAACGGGGACGTTGCCACGGGAACAGGAACCGGAAGTGGACACGCACCGCCGTTGCAA CAAATCCGCCAGAGCTCCAAAGACAGCACTGGATCCTCTGATTCGGACAGCTCCTCGGAGGATGAATCCCTGCCCAACACCACGCCCAATTTGCCCAGCGGCAACGAACCTCCGCCGGAAAAGGCTCAGAAGGAAACGGAGGCTGGGGCAGAGATTTCAGCCTTGGTCAACTATGTTCAACCTATCCATTTTAGCTCCTTTGAAAATGCGGAAA AAAAGAATCGCTGCTACGAAATGTCTTCGTTCGATGAGAAACAGGCAACGACACTGTTGAAGGAGCGACCGATTGAGTTTGTGAACTACAACAAGCACCAGTTATCTCGAGTCTATCCGGCGGGAACTCGCTTCGATAGCTCCAACTTTATGCCGCAGTTGTTCTGGAATGCCGGATGTCAGCTCGTGGCACTCAACTTCCAAACCCTCGATCTTGCCATGCAACTCAACTTGGGGATCTTCGAGTACAACGCTCGTTCCGGTTATCTACTCAAGCCGGAGTTTATGCGCCGCTCAGATCGCAGACTGGATCCCTTCGCAGAGAGCACTGTGGATGGCATCATAGCAGGCACAGTATCGATCACGGTTTTATCGGGACAGTTTCTCACGGATAAGAGGGCGAACACTTTTGTGGAAGTGGACATGTACGGCTTGCCAGCGGACACTGTGAGAAAGAAGTTCCGCACCAAGACAGTCCGGGACAATGGAATGAATCCACTTTACGACGAGGAGCCGTTTGTGTTTAAGAAGGTGGTTCTGCCTGAGCTGGCGAGCATTCGAATCGCCGCATATGAGGAGGGTGGCAAACTCATTGGTCACCGCGTTTTGCCCGTAATCGGTCTCTGTCCGGGCTACCGACATGTGAATCTCCGATCCGAAGTGGGTCAACCAATAGCCCTGGCATCCCTTTTCCTGTGCGTGGTGGTCAAGGATTATGTGCCCGACGATCTCTCCAATTTCGCAGAGGCGCTAGCGAACCCTATTAAATACCAAAGTGAGCTGGAGAAGCGCGATATTCAACTGTCTGTTCTGACCGACGAGGCCGAAGCGCTGGGCAATGCGGACGAGGATCTGTCCAAGTCGT TCGTTTTCGTCCAAGTAGGTGGCCAGAAAAAGGAGCTGCGTCCGGTTGAATCGCTAGCGACTTCGCCCAAGCACAGGGCGAGTATCTCGGCTGCTGCGGCAATGAGTGTGGACGTTACCGTGGATCGGACCGATGGCGGAAGGGGAGAGGATAGCGTCTCCATCGTGGCACCCTCAATTCAGCATCAGCACTCCCTGGACCAGTCCGTAAGCACCTCCATCCGCCAGGTGGAGTCTTCGCAGTTTGATGTGGATCTTGTGTTGGCGGAGCCGCTGGAGAAGATATTGGATCACAAGTCCGTCAAGGAAAAGCGTCTCGAGATGGAGAAGAAGCTGGAGTCGCTGCGAAAGAAGCATGACAAGGAAAAGGTCAAGATCGCTGGCCAGAAATCCAGTCCGCTGGAGGGCAAGAAGCCGAAGTTTGCCATCACGAATAAGCTGGTGAAACGGCTAAGCAACAAGAGTCT TAATTGTCTCTCTCCGCACAGCGAGCCCGGCATAGAGATCCCCGCCTGCCCTCTGGATCTAGGCGATAGCAGCGAGGAGAGCGCAGCCGCGGACGCCGGCGAGGACTTAGCCGGCGGGAGCAGCAGCCTGGATGGCAGAACACAGGAGTCGCGACTGCGCAGTGCCTGCCGGGAGTACACGTCCCAGTACCGGGAGCTGCAGGAGAAGTACCACGAAGCTATTTACAGTGCTGCCGAGAAGGTGCTAAAGACATCGCAAACTGGTCAAACAAAGCAGCTGAAGGCATCGCTGGACAAGGTCACTGGAGAGGTGATGCACCAGCTGCAGGAGGCGCGCCGCAACGAGGTCAAGAATCTGGCCACCGTGCACCGGGATCGAGATGAACTGATCAG AATGAAACGCGAGGTGGCAAGCTCCGTTGTGGAACGTGGCGTAGCAGAACGCGTGCGGCTGAAGCAGACCTTCGACCGGCGAACGGATGAACTCCAGAAGCAGCACGACTCAGTGCGCAATTCCCTGGCAGAACACCGCTCCAAG GCTCGTCAAATTCTCGACAAGGAGGCCGAATCGCGAAGCTGTGTTTCCAGCAGTGGCTTCTTGGTGCTCTTCCATGGACCGCACCACCACGGCTGCTCGGGCTCCGGTTCGTCAGCCCTCTCAGGCAATAATCTCACTCTAAATCTGGACGCGGGTGCTGCCGGTAGTCATTCGGCCATTTCGCCAGCAAGGTCGCACAACAGCATCGCCGCAGCGGCCGAGATGAAGACGTAA
- the LOC6526290 gene encoding 1-phosphatidylinositol 4,5-bisphosphate phosphodiesterase classes I and II isoform X6, whose translation MMSAGGTYISTASVEVPQALQDGEKFIRWDDDSGTGTPVTMRVDAKGFFLYWVDQNNELDILDIATIRDVRTGQYAKRPKDNKLRQIVTLGPQDTLEEKTVTVCHGSDFVNMTFVNFCCTRRDIAQLWSDGLIKLAYSLAQLNGSAIMFLQKAHTKLCLQVDKSGRIPVKNIIKLFAQNKEDRKRVEKALDVTGLPSGKVDSIPVSKFQFEDFYNLYKYLTQRSEVERLFDSIVGNSKRKCMSIAQLVEFLNKTQRDPRLNEILYPYANPARAKELIQQYEPNKFNAQKGQLSLDGFLRYLMGDDNPIMAPSKLDLCDDMDQPMSHYFINSSHNTYLTGHQLTGKSSVEIYRQCLLAGCRCVELDFWNGRTEEPVIVHGYTFVPEIFAKDVLEAIAESAFKTSEYPVILSFENHCNPRQQAKIANYCREIFGDMLLDKPLDSHPLEPNMDLPPPAMLRRKIIIKNKKKHHHHHHHHHHKKPAQVGTPAANNKLTTANSVDAKAAQQVALAAAQEDGGVTRSTANGDVATGTGTGSGHAPPLQQIRQSSKDSTGSSDSDSSSEDESLPNTTPNLPSGNEPPPEKAQKETEAGAEISALVNYVQPIHFSSFENAEKKNRCYEMSSFDEKQATTLLKERPIEFVNYNKHQLSRVYPAGTRFDSSNFMPQLFWNAGCQLVALNFQTLDLAMQLNLGIFEYNARSGYLLKPEFMRRSDRRLDPFAESTVDGIIAGTVSITVLSGQFLTDKRANTFVEVDMYGLPADTVRKKFRTKTVRDNGMNPLYDEEPFVFKKVVLPELASIRIAAYEEGGKLIGHRVLPVIGLCPGYRHVNLRSEVGQPIALASLFLCVVVKDYVPDDLSNFAEALANPIKYQSELEKRDIQLSVLTDEAEALGNADEDLSKSCGQKKELRPVESLATSPKHRASISAAAAMSVDVTVDRTDGGRGEDSVSIVAPSIQHQHSLDQSVSTSIRQVESSQFDVDLVLAEPLEKILDHKSVKEKRLEMEKKLESLRKKHDKEKVKIAGQKSSPLEGKKPKFAITNKLVKRLSNKSLEPGIEIPACPLDLGDSSEESAAADAGEDLAGGSSSLDGRTQESRLRSACREYTSQYRELQEKYHEAIYSAAEKVLKTSQTGQTKQLKASLDKVTGEVMHQLQEARRNEVKNLATVHRDRDELIRMKREVASSVVERGVAERVRLKQTFDRRTDELQKQHDSVRNSLAEHRSKARQILDKEAESRSCVSSSGFLVLFHGPHHHGCSGSGSSALSGNNLTLNLDAGAAGSHSAISPARSHNSIAAAAEMKT comes from the exons CTCTGGAGCGACGGACTCATCAAGTTGGCCTACAGCTTGGCCCAGCTCAACGGGTCGGCGATTATGTTCCTGCAGAAGGCCCACACCAAACTGTGTCTCCAGGTGGACAAGAGCGGTCGCATACCAGTGAAAAA CATCATAAAACTTTTCGCCCAAAACAAGGAGGATCGCAAACGTGTCGAGAAGGCGCTGGACGTGACCGGTTTGCCGTCGGGAAAGGTCGATAGCATACCGGTGTCCAAATTTCAATTCGAGGACTTTTACAATTTGTACAAATATCTCACGCAGCGCTCGGAGGTGGAGCGCCTCTTCGACAGCAT CGTCGGCAACTCGAAGCGCAAGTGCATGTCCATCGCCCAACTGGTGGAGTTCCTGAACAAGACGCAGCGTGATCCCCGCCTCAACGAGATCCTCTATCCCTACGCGAATCCCGCCCGCGCCAAGGAGCTCATCCAGCAGTATGAGCCCAACAAGTTCAACGCGCAAAAGGGCCAACTCAGCCTGGATGGCTTTTTGAG GTACTTAATGGGCGACGACAATCCCATCATGGCGCCCAGCAAGCTCGATCTCTGCGATGACATGGACCAGCCGATGTCGCACTACTTCATCAACTCCTCGCACAACACCTACTTGACGGGCCACCAGCTGACTGGCAAGTCGTCCGTGGAGATTTACAGGCAGTGCCTCCTGGCGGGATGCAG ATGCGTCGAGCTTGACTTTTGGAATGGACGCACTGAGGAGCCGGTCATTGTCCACGGCTACACGTTCGTGCCCGAGATTTTCGCCAAGGACGTGCTGGAGGCCATCGCAGAGAGTGCATTTAAAACATCCGAATACCCTGTGATATTGAGCTTTGAGAATCACTGCAACCCTAGGCAACAG GCGAAAATTGCGAACTATTGTCGCGAAATATTCGGCGATATGCTGCTCGACAAGCCGCTGGACTCGCATCCGCTGGAACCGAACATGGACTTGCCACCGCCGGCGATGCTGCGCCGCAAGATCATCAtcaagaacaagaagaagcaccaccaccaccatcaccatcatcaccacAAAAAGCCGGCGCAGGTGGGCACGCCGGCAGCCAACAACAAACTGACTACAGCGAACTCAG tgGATGCCAAGGCGGCGCAACAAGTCGCTCTGGCGGCCGCGCAGGAGGATGGGGGCGTGACCAGGAGCACCGCCAACGGGGACGTTGCCACGGGAACAGGAACCGGAAGTGGACACGCACCGCCGTTGCAA CAAATCCGCCAGAGCTCCAAAGACAGCACTGGATCCTCTGATTCGGACAGCTCCTCGGAGGATGAATCCCTGCCCAACACCACGCCCAATTTGCCCAGCGGCAACGAACCTCCGCCGGAAAAGGCTCAGAAGGAAACGGAGGCTGGGGCAGAGATTTCAGCCTTGGTCAACTATGTTCAACCTATCCATTTTAGCTCCTTTGAAAATGCGGAAA AAAAGAATCGCTGCTACGAAATGTCTTCGTTCGATGAGAAACAGGCAACGACACTGTTGAAGGAGCGACCGATTGAGTTTGTGAACTACAACAAGCACCAGTTATCTCGAGTCTATCCGGCGGGAACTCGCTTCGATAGCTCCAACTTTATGCCGCAGTTGTTCTGGAATGCCGGATGTCAGCTCGTGGCACTCAACTTCCAAACCCTCGATCTTGCCATGCAACTCAACTTGGGGATCTTCGAGTACAACGCTCGTTCCGGTTATCTACTCAAGCCGGAGTTTATGCGCCGCTCAGATCGCAGACTGGATCCCTTCGCAGAGAGCACTGTGGATGGCATCATAGCAGGCACAGTATCGATCACGGTTTTATCGGGACAGTTTCTCACGGATAAGAGGGCGAACACTTTTGTGGAAGTGGACATGTACGGCTTGCCAGCGGACACTGTGAGAAAGAAGTTCCGCACCAAGACAGTCCGGGACAATGGAATGAATCCACTTTACGACGAGGAGCCGTTTGTGTTTAAGAAGGTGGTTCTGCCTGAGCTGGCGAGCATTCGAATCGCCGCATATGAGGAGGGTGGCAAACTCATTGGTCACCGCGTTTTGCCCGTAATCGGTCTCTGTCCGGGCTACCGACATGTGAATCTCCGATCCGAAGTGGGTCAACCAATAGCCCTGGCATCCCTTTTCCTGTGCGTGGTGGTCAAGGATTATGTGCCCGACGATCTCTCCAATTTCGCAGAGGCGCTAGCGAACCCTATTAAATACCAAAGTGAGCTGGAGAAGCGCGATATTCAACTGTCTGTTCTGACCGACGAGGCCGAAGCGCTGGGCAATGCGGACGAGGATCTGTCCAAGTCGT GTGGCCAGAAAAAGGAGCTGCGTCCGGTTGAATCGCTAGCGACTTCGCCCAAGCACAGGGCGAGTATCTCGGCTGCTGCGGCAATGAGTGTGGACGTTACCGTGGATCGGACCGATGGCGGAAGGGGAGAGGATAGCGTCTCCATCGTGGCACCCTCAATTCAGCATCAGCACTCCCTGGACCAGTCCGTAAGCACCTCCATCCGCCAGGTGGAGTCTTCGCAGTTTGATGTGGATCTTGTGTTGGCGGAGCCGCTGGAGAAGATATTGGATCACAAGTCCGTCAAGGAAAAGCGTCTCGAGATGGAGAAGAAGCTGGAGTCGCTGCGAAAGAAGCATGACAAGGAAAAGGTCAAGATCGCTGGCCAGAAATCCAGTCCGCTGGAGGGCAAGAAGCCGAAGTTTGCCATCACGAATAAGCTGGTGAAACGGCTAAGCAACAAGAGTCT CGAGCCCGGCATAGAGATCCCCGCCTGCCCTCTGGATCTAGGCGATAGCAGCGAGGAGAGCGCAGCCGCGGACGCCGGCGAGGACTTAGCCGGCGGGAGCAGCAGCCTGGATGGCAGAACACAGGAGTCGCGACTGCGCAGTGCCTGCCGGGAGTACACGTCCCAGTACCGGGAGCTGCAGGAGAAGTACCACGAAGCTATTTACAGTGCTGCCGAGAAGGTGCTAAAGACATCGCAAACTGGTCAAACAAAGCAGCTGAAGGCATCGCTGGACAAGGTCACTGGAGAGGTGATGCACCAGCTGCAGGAGGCGCGCCGCAACGAGGTCAAGAATCTGGCCACCGTGCACCGGGATCGAGATGAACTGATCAG AATGAAACGCGAGGTGGCAAGCTCCGTTGTGGAACGTGGCGTAGCAGAACGCGTGCGGCTGAAGCAGACCTTCGACCGGCGAACGGATGAACTCCAGAAGCAGCACGACTCAGTGCGCAATTCCCTGGCAGAACACCGCTCCAAG GCTCGTCAAATTCTCGACAAGGAGGCCGAATCGCGAAGCTGTGTTTCCAGCAGTGGCTTCTTGGTGCTCTTCCATGGACCGCACCACCACGGCTGCTCGGGCTCCGGTTCGTCAGCCCTCTCAGGCAATAATCTCACTCTAAATCTGGACGCGGGTGCTGCCGGTAGTCATTCGGCCATTTCGCCAGCAAGGTCGCACAACAGCATCGCCGCAGCGGCCGAGATGAAGACGTAA